The following proteins come from a genomic window of Kocuria palustris:
- a CDS encoding histidine phosphatase family protein — MRLYLIRHGQTPSNVQRLLDTSEPGPGLTELGRQQAEALPEALAGAGIEALYASSLVRTQLTARPLADALGLEPAIRPGLREIGAGDLEMAGDDASVRTYLSTVFGWGQGRMHEAVPGSGEDGHDVLRRFDEVVQEVLGSGVQTAALFSHGAMIRAWSASRCRNLSPAFVAREGLGNTGVVVIEGDGSTWTALSWQDASLGPKAVDSDDDGPAAEPLDPSEIKG; from the coding sequence ATGAGGCTCTACCTGATCCGCCACGGGCAGACCCCGTCCAACGTGCAGCGCCTGCTGGACACGAGCGAGCCCGGCCCGGGCCTGACCGAGCTCGGCCGGCAGCAGGCGGAGGCGCTGCCGGAGGCCCTGGCCGGCGCTGGGATCGAAGCCCTCTACGCCTCGAGCCTCGTGCGCACCCAGCTCACGGCTCGGCCGCTGGCCGACGCGCTGGGCCTCGAGCCCGCCATCCGCCCGGGCCTGCGCGAGATCGGAGCCGGGGACCTGGAGATGGCCGGCGACGACGCCTCCGTGCGCACCTACCTGAGCACGGTGTTCGGCTGGGGGCAGGGCCGGATGCACGAGGCAGTTCCCGGCTCCGGGGAGGACGGTCACGACGTCCTGCGCCGCTTCGACGAGGTCGTGCAGGAGGTCCTGGGCTCCGGTGTGCAGACGGCCGCCCTGTTCTCGCACGGCGCCATGATCCGCGCCTGGAGCGCCTCGCGATGCCGGAACCTCAGCCCCGCGTTCGTTGCGCGGGAGGGACTGGGCAACACCGGAGTGGTCGTGATCGAGGGCGATGGCAGCACCTGGACGGCGCTGAGCTGGCAGGACGCCTCATTGGGCCCCAAGGCCGTGGACTCCGACGACGACGGCCCCGCCGCCGAGCCCCTGGATCCTTCCGAGATCAAGGGCTGA
- a CDS encoding GntP family permease, giving the protein MVEELEGWEQTLTAGPLLLIAAAAIAALLVLIIKLKMHAFVALIVISFLTAVAAGIPFGAVVPVMLDGFGGTLASVALLVGLGAMLGRLLETSGGAQVLAEKLISIFGEKRAPLALGVASLLFGFPIFFDAGLVVMLPVVFAVARRLGGSVLIYALPSVGAFSVMHVFLPPHPGPVTASTFFEANVGLVLLVGLVAALPAWYLSSYLFSKVMGRRIDLPVPSILGEAEAVQNPPKTGTVVLILLLPMLLIFLNTGLSTLLKSGAIPEGVGEQAWFQLLVSLGATPVALTISLLVAALLVGKARGVSGSAIEKTFESALGPVCSVILITGAGGMFGGVLRSSGIGDALADVLTDLGIPIILAGFIIAVIMRVAQGSATVALTTAAGLIAPAVMAAELGGLQVAALVVAVAAGSVALSHVNDSGFWLVGRFLEMDVRTTFRTWTVLETIIAVVGFLIAAAVYGLAGLL; this is encoded by the coding sequence ATGGTCGAGGAGCTCGAGGGCTGGGAGCAGACCCTCACCGCAGGTCCGCTGCTGCTGATCGCCGCCGCGGCGATCGCCGCCCTGCTGGTGCTGATCATCAAGCTGAAGATGCACGCCTTCGTGGCGCTGATCGTCATCAGCTTCCTCACGGCGGTCGCCGCGGGCATCCCGTTCGGCGCGGTCGTGCCCGTGATGCTCGACGGCTTCGGCGGCACGCTGGCCAGCGTGGCGCTGCTGGTGGGCCTGGGTGCCATGCTCGGACGGCTGCTCGAGACCTCCGGCGGCGCCCAGGTGCTGGCCGAGAAGCTGATCTCGATCTTCGGCGAGAAGCGGGCCCCGCTGGCGCTGGGAGTGGCCTCCCTGCTGTTCGGCTTCCCGATCTTCTTCGACGCCGGCCTGGTCGTCATGCTGCCCGTGGTCTTCGCCGTGGCCCGACGACTCGGCGGCTCCGTGCTGATCTACGCGCTGCCGTCGGTCGGCGCGTTCTCCGTGATGCACGTGTTCCTGCCGCCGCATCCGGGGCCGGTCACCGCCTCCACGTTCTTCGAGGCGAACGTCGGCCTGGTCCTGCTCGTGGGGCTGGTGGCTGCGCTTCCGGCCTGGTACCTGTCGTCGTACCTCTTCAGCAAGGTCATGGGACGGCGGATCGATCTGCCCGTGCCCAGCATCCTGGGTGAGGCCGAGGCGGTGCAGAACCCGCCGAAGACGGGGACCGTGGTCCTCATCCTCCTGCTGCCCATGCTGCTCATCTTCCTCAACACGGGGCTGTCCACCCTGCTGAAGTCCGGGGCCATCCCCGAGGGCGTGGGGGAGCAGGCCTGGTTCCAGCTGCTGGTCTCCCTGGGTGCCACCCCGGTGGCGCTGACGATCTCCCTGCTGGTGGCGGCCCTGCTCGTGGGCAAGGCGCGCGGCGTCAGCGGCAGCGCGATCGAGAAGACCTTCGAATCGGCTCTGGGCCCCGTCTGCTCGGTCATCCTCATCACGGGAGCCGGCGGCATGTTCGGCGGCGTGCTGCGCAGCTCGGGCATCGGCGACGCCCTGGCCGACGTCCTCACCGACCTCGGCATCCCGATCATCCTGGCCGGGTTCATCATCGCCGTGATCATGCGCGTGGCCCAGGGTTCCGCGACCGTCGCGCTGACGACCGCCGCGGGCCTCATCGCGCCCGCGGTGATGGCCGCCGAACTCGGCGGGCTGCAGGTCGCAGCGCTCGTGGTAGCGGTGGCCGCCGGCTCCGTGGCGCTGTCCCACGTCAACGACTCCGGCTTCTGGCTCGTGGGCCGCTTCCTGGAGATGGACGTGCGCACGACCTTCAGGACCTGGACGGTGCTGGAGACGATCATCGCCGTGGTCGGCTTCCTGATCGCCGCGGCCG
- a CDS encoding amidase family protein — protein MELSLPLTDATALQDALQGGRASARDVAAAALRRARAAESDQRGPTLGAFVHLESGEAADERATALDALPAAQRGRWHGMPMPLKDLHDVQGQPTTSGSRAVAAEGRDCAPVAEADDETAQLHRALGAQLLGKTQVPEFGLNCYSQNLLGPVTRNPWDLQADPGGSSGGQAAAVAAGIIPAAVGSDGGGSIRIPAAACGLIGLKPGRGTVPTGDGLRDHGMLAVNGPIARTALDAALVFDGLTQPAPGAVGDNRSFRPVCSPGAAAARDPWGRPSSGPPSDLPAGPGPAVQAVRLAQQGEPPWGNRSLSIGVSISSAFEAAHPTPVSPQAAEALQAGVDVLRAAGHDVQDADIRHDPAYPEAFFQLWTASVGAAPLSPEQEPLLTGLAQEYRRRAGQRTASDLVRAIRTLRDMERRALQDWDRWDVVMTPALAQTPRPHGWWWEGFEPTDPASADQDYERQCRYTPWTSLINVIGLPAVVVPTTIVRSEVTGAQVPMGIQLIGRPGAEIGLLVLADRITSGLDPALRECLAAPPQERFRAIA, from the coding sequence GTGGAGCTGAGCCTCCCGCTCACCGACGCGACCGCCCTGCAGGATGCCCTGCAGGGCGGTCGCGCCTCTGCCCGGGACGTGGCCGCTGCCGCACTGCGTCGGGCGCGCGCCGCGGAGTCGGACCAGCGCGGCCCTACGCTGGGCGCCTTCGTGCACCTGGAGTCTGGGGAGGCGGCGGACGAGCGCGCCACCGCGCTGGACGCCCTGCCTGCCGCGCAGCGCGGACGCTGGCACGGTATGCCCATGCCGCTCAAGGACCTGCACGACGTCCAGGGCCAGCCCACGACCTCGGGCTCCCGCGCCGTGGCCGCGGAGGGGCGGGACTGCGCGCCGGTCGCGGAGGCCGACGACGAGACCGCGCAGCTGCATCGCGCCCTGGGCGCGCAGCTGCTGGGCAAGACCCAGGTGCCCGAGTTCGGGCTCAACTGCTACAGCCAGAACCTGCTGGGACCGGTGACCCGCAATCCGTGGGACCTGCAGGCCGATCCCGGGGGCTCCTCCGGCGGGCAGGCCGCCGCGGTGGCCGCCGGGATCATCCCCGCTGCCGTGGGCTCCGACGGTGGCGGCTCCATCCGCATCCCCGCGGCCGCCTGCGGGCTGATCGGGCTCAAGCCCGGCCGCGGCACGGTGCCCACGGGAGACGGTCTGCGCGATCACGGGATGCTCGCGGTCAACGGGCCGATCGCACGCACGGCCCTGGATGCCGCACTGGTCTTCGACGGCCTCACCCAGCCCGCACCCGGAGCCGTCGGGGACAATCGCAGCTTCCGACCCGTCTGCTCGCCGGGGGCTGCGGCTGCGCGGGATCCGTGGGGGCGGCCGTCGTCCGGGCCGCCGTCGGACCTTCCTGCCGGGCCGGGGCCGGCGGTGCAGGCCGTGCGGCTTGCACAGCAGGGCGAGCCGCCGTGGGGCAACCGGTCGCTGTCGATCGGCGTGAGCATCTCCTCGGCCTTCGAGGCCGCGCACCCCACGCCGGTGTCCCCGCAGGCCGCTGAGGCTCTGCAGGCGGGCGTCGACGTCCTGCGCGCAGCGGGCCACGACGTCCAGGACGCCGACATCCGCCACGACCCCGCCTACCCGGAGGCCTTCTTCCAGCTGTGGACCGCCTCCGTGGGCGCTGCGCCGCTGAGTCCCGAGCAGGAGCCGCTGCTCACCGGGCTGGCGCAGGAGTACCGCCGCCGCGCAGGCCAGCGCACGGCATCTGATCTGGTGAGAGCCATCCGCACGCTGCGGGACATGGAGCGCCGTGCGCTGCAGGACTGGGACCGCTGGGATGTCGTGATGACCCCGGCGCTGGCCCAGACGCCCAGGCCCCACGGCTGGTGGTGGGAGGGCTTCGAGCCCACCGATCCCGCCTCCGCCGATCAGGACTACGAGCGCCAGTGCCGCTACACCCCCTGGACCTCGCTGATCAATGTGATCGGACTGCCCGCCGTCGTCGTCCCCACGACGATCGTGCGCTCGGAGGTCACCGGCGCTCAGGTGCCCATGGGGATCCAGCTCATCGGCCGGCCCGGTGCGGAGATCGGACTGCTCGTGCTCGCCGACCGGATCACCTCCGGGCTCGACCCAGCCCTCCGCGAGTGCCTGGCCGCCCCGCCCCAGGAGCGCTTCCGTGCGATAGCGTGA
- a CDS encoding APC family permease: MTKDQDDAPEQEGAFVKALGSLDALFIGFGAMIGFGWITLTGGWIDSAGTVGALLAMICGGILMALVGLVYSELVAAMPQAGGEHNYLLRGLGPRASMIGSWAIAGGYIAVVLFEAVSTPTTASYIFPGLEQIRLWSITGFDVHLTWALTGSIAALVIMWINIRGVKLAGLVQTWVVCFLILMAVLLLGGSAIGGDPANLQPHFTGGAVGFVAVLGAVPFLFVGFDVIPQSAEEIDIPPRKIGRLVVVSVFMAVAFYVAIIVSTSMALPASELMGLKLVTADAFAALTGSAVWGKVVIAGGLAGIITSWIAFLMGASRLLWAMANSGMLPRWFGKMHPRHRTPVNALLFIGVLSAIAPFFGAPMLNWAVDASSPLIVLTYGLVAVTFVILRRTQPQMDRPLRIGGKGRGGVVIGAVAAVLCAALLLVYIPGLPPISVTLAWQSYLMLGVWLLAGVVLMLRLPRGIRPGPEAEEELKAALQRRRDG; the protein is encoded by the coding sequence ATGACGAAGGACCAAGACGACGCCCCGGAGCAGGAGGGGGCCTTCGTCAAGGCGCTGGGCTCCCTGGATGCGCTGTTCATCGGCTTCGGCGCCATGATCGGTTTCGGCTGGATCACCCTGACGGGCGGCTGGATCGACAGCGCCGGCACGGTGGGCGCGCTGCTGGCCATGATCTGCGGCGGCATCCTGATGGCGCTCGTGGGGCTGGTCTACTCCGAGCTCGTCGCCGCCATGCCGCAGGCCGGGGGCGAGCACAACTACCTCCTGCGCGGCCTGGGCCCCCGAGCTTCGATGATCGGCTCCTGGGCCATCGCCGGGGGCTACATCGCCGTCGTGCTCTTCGAGGCCGTCTCGACCCCCACCACCGCGTCCTACATCTTCCCCGGGCTCGAGCAGATCCGCCTGTGGAGCATCACGGGCTTCGACGTCCACCTGACCTGGGCGCTGACCGGATCCATCGCAGCGCTCGTGATCATGTGGATCAACATCCGCGGGGTGAAGCTGGCCGGGCTGGTCCAGACCTGGGTCGTGTGCTTCCTGATCCTCATGGCGGTCCTGCTGCTGGGCGGCAGCGCGATCGGCGGCGACCCGGCCAACCTGCAGCCGCACTTCACCGGCGGGGCCGTCGGGTTCGTGGCCGTGCTGGGCGCGGTGCCGTTCCTGTTCGTGGGCTTCGACGTCATCCCCCAGTCCGCCGAGGAGATCGACATCCCGCCGCGGAAGATCGGCCGGCTCGTGGTGGTCTCGGTCTTCATGGCGGTCGCGTTCTACGTCGCGATCATCGTCAGCACGTCCATGGCGCTGCCGGCCTCCGAGCTCATGGGGCTGAAGCTGGTCACCGCCGATGCCTTCGCCGCCCTGACCGGCAGCGCCGTGTGGGGCAAGGTCGTGATCGCCGGGGGGCTGGCCGGGATCATCACCTCCTGGATCGCGTTCCTCATGGGCGCCTCGCGGCTGCTGTGGGCCATGGCGAACTCCGGGATGCTGCCCCGCTGGTTCGGGAAGATGCACCCCAGGCACCGCACTCCTGTCAACGCGCTGCTGTTCATCGGGGTGCTCTCGGCGATCGCGCCGTTCTTCGGGGCCCCCATGCTCAACTGGGCGGTCGATGCCAGCTCGCCCCTGATCGTGCTGACCTACGGTCTCGTGGCGGTCACGTTCGTGATCCTGCGGCGCACGCAGCCGCAGATGGACCGCCCGCTGCGCATCGGCGGCAAGGGGCGCGGCGGCGTGGTGATCGGGGCCGTGGCCGCCGTGCTGTGCGCGGCCCTGCTGCTGGTCTACATCCCCGGGCTCCCCCCGATCTCCGTGACGCTGGCCTGGCAGTCGTATCTCATGCTCGGCGTCTGGCTCCTCGCCGGCGTCGTGCTGATGCTGCGCCTGCCGCGCGGCATCCGCCCGGGCCCGGAGGCCGAGGAGGAGCTCAAGGCGGCCCTGCAGCGCCGCCGCGACGGCTGA
- the pheA gene encoding prephenate dehydratase, translating into MSIAFLGPAGTFTESALRQIEPDPAHHLPVASVPAALAAVRDGRAASAVVPIENSVEGGVTATLDALAEGTELRICAEMLVPIRFALVALRPMELSQVRAVATHSHAWAQVRGWVQENMPEVEYIPASSTAAGALGLLASGEAAGYDAAICSPAILAAHPELTVLADDIGDNRAAVTRFVQVAEPGEQLPERTGSDRTTLVIPLWSDRAGALLEILEQFSTRGVNLSRIESRPTGASLGDYFFSVDLDGHILDERVSEAVVGLRRICPTTRFLGSYPRAEQGVTEVEGRHTDGAFRQARDWVQQLREGR; encoded by the coding sequence ATGAGCATCGCGTTCCTGGGTCCCGCCGGGACCTTCACCGAATCGGCGCTGCGGCAGATCGAGCCGGATCCCGCCCATCACCTGCCGGTCGCCTCGGTCCCTGCGGCCCTGGCGGCGGTGCGCGACGGGCGGGCCGCCTCGGCGGTCGTGCCGATCGAGAACTCCGTCGAGGGCGGCGTGACTGCCACGCTGGATGCGCTCGCCGAGGGCACCGAGCTGCGGATCTGCGCGGAGATGCTCGTGCCGATCCGCTTCGCGCTCGTGGCGCTGAGGCCCATGGAGCTGTCCCAGGTCCGGGCCGTGGCCACGCACTCGCATGCGTGGGCCCAGGTCAGAGGCTGGGTGCAAGAGAACATGCCGGAGGTGGAATACATTCCGGCATCGTCCACCGCGGCCGGCGCCCTGGGGCTGCTGGCCTCGGGGGAGGCCGCGGGCTATGACGCCGCGATCTGCTCCCCGGCGATCCTCGCGGCCCATCCCGAGCTGACCGTGCTGGCCGATGACATCGGGGACAACCGGGCCGCCGTCACCCGCTTCGTTCAGGTGGCCGAGCCGGGCGAGCAGCTGCCGGAGCGCACGGGCTCGGATCGCACCACGCTCGTCATCCCGCTGTGGAGCGACCGCGCCGGCGCCCTGCTGGAGATCCTGGAGCAGTTCTCCACCCGCGGGGTGAACCTCTCGCGCATCGAGTCCCGGCCCACCGGCGCCTCGCTGGGGGACTACTTCTTCTCGGTCGATCTGGACGGTCACATCCTGGACGAGCGGGTCTCGGAGGCCGTGGTGGGCCTGCGGCGGATCTGTCCGACCACCCGGTTCCTGGGCTCGTACCCCAGGGCGGAGCAGGGCGTGACGGAGGTCGAGGGCCGGCACACGGACGGAGCCTTCCGCCAGGCGAGGGACTGGGTCCAGCAGCTGCGCGAAGGGCGCTGA
- a CDS encoding NAD-dependent succinate-semialdehyde dehydrogenase yields the protein MTASQSPFADASPDQRQEIIRDLLERTPKGILIEGTWRDASGGETFDVENPATGEVLASVASGTEKDALAGLDAASAAQEDWARTPARERSEILRRAFDLVQERREDLALLMTLEMGKPFAEALGEVTYGGEFLRWFSEEAVRHYGRYADTPEGNLRMVVRHKPVGPALLITPWNFPLAMATRKISPAVAAGCTMVLKPARLTPLTSLYFAQIMLDAGLPAGVLSVVPSASASSISEPLMQDERLRKVSFTGSTGVGKNLLKAAADNVLRTSMELGGNGPFLVFEDADLDKAVAGALAAKMRNMGEACTSANRMLVHESVAEEFGRRLAEAIGAKKVGDGTEDGSEVGPLIERKALESISSFVDDAVERGATVLTGGERIGEKGYFYAPTVLANVPRDARAACEEIFGPVAPILTFTDEDDAVALANSTEYGLASYVFTEDLKRAHRIGDRLDFGLLGLNVGVISNAATPFGGIKHSGMGREGGAEGIEEYTEVQYMGMENPWS from the coding sequence ATGACCGCTTCGCAGTCCCCCTTCGCCGATGCCTCGCCCGACCAGCGCCAGGAGATCATCCGCGATCTGCTCGAGCGCACCCCCAAGGGGATCCTGATCGAGGGCACCTGGCGCGATGCCTCCGGTGGCGAGACCTTCGACGTCGAGAACCCCGCCACCGGCGAGGTCCTGGCCTCCGTCGCCTCGGGCACCGAGAAGGACGCGCTGGCCGGGCTGGACGCGGCCTCGGCCGCACAGGAGGACTGGGCCCGCACCCCGGCCCGCGAGCGCTCGGAGATCCTGCGCCGCGCCTTCGACCTGGTCCAGGAGCGCCGGGAGGACCTGGCGCTGCTGATGACCCTGGAGATGGGCAAGCCCTTCGCGGAGGCCCTGGGAGAGGTCACCTACGGCGGCGAGTTCCTGCGGTGGTTCTCGGAGGAGGCCGTGCGCCACTACGGCCGCTACGCCGACACCCCGGAGGGGAACCTGCGGATGGTCGTGCGCCACAAGCCCGTGGGCCCGGCGCTGCTGATCACGCCCTGGAACTTCCCGCTGGCCATGGCCACGCGCAAGATCTCCCCGGCGGTCGCCGCCGGCTGCACCATGGTGCTCAAGCCCGCGCGCCTGACCCCGCTGACCTCGCTGTACTTCGCGCAGATCATGCTGGATGCTGGTCTGCCCGCCGGCGTGCTCAGCGTCGTGCCCTCGGCCTCGGCCTCCTCCATCTCCGAGCCGCTGATGCAGGACGAGCGCCTGCGCAAGGTCTCGTTCACCGGCTCCACCGGCGTGGGCAAGAACCTGCTCAAGGCCGCCGCGGACAACGTGCTTCGCACCTCCATGGAGCTCGGCGGCAACGGGCCCTTCCTGGTCTTCGAGGACGCCGACCTGGACAAGGCCGTGGCAGGTGCCCTGGCCGCCAAGATGCGCAACATGGGAGAGGCCTGCACCTCCGCCAACCGCATGCTGGTCCACGAGTCCGTGGCCGAGGAGTTCGGCCGCCGCCTGGCCGAGGCCATCGGCGCCAAGAAGGTCGGCGACGGCACCGAGGACGGCTCGGAGGTCGGTCCGCTGATCGAGAGGAAGGCGCTCGAGTCCATCTCCTCGTTCGTGGACGATGCCGTCGAGCGCGGCGCCACGGTGCTGACCGGCGGCGAGCGCATCGGCGAGAAGGGCTACTTCTACGCTCCCACCGTCCTGGCGAACGTCCCCCGCGACGCCCGTGCGGCCTGCGAGGAGATCTTCGGCCCCGTCGCCCCGATCCTCACCTTCACGGATGAGGACGACGCCGTGGCCCTGGCCAACTCGACCGAGTACGGCCTGGCCTCCTACGTCTTCACCGAGGACCTCAAGCGCGCCCATCGCATCGGCGATCGACTGGACTTCGGCCTGCTGGGGCTCAACGTCGGCGTGATCTCCAATGCCGCCACCCCGTTCGGCGGCATCAAGCACTCCGGCATGGGCCGCGAGGGCGGCGCCGAGGGCATCGAGGAGTACACGGAGGTCCAGTACATGGGCATGGAGAACCCGTGGAGCTGA
- a CDS encoding NAD-dependent succinate-semialdehyde dehydrogenase translates to MTDYAVVNPADNQKVREFEAHTDDQIRQMLDRAHAAQQAWRETPMRERAETMAALASLYRSRSRDLASTQAREMGKPLSQGMAEMELVASIYDYYAENAESFTKPEEYQASTGGTARVELQPTGTILGIMPWNYPHYQVARLAAPNLMLGNTILLKHAAMVPESAQVQEDLMREAGFPEGVYQNVFASNEQISEIVIPSPVIHGVSVTGSERAGKSVAATAGANLKKVVLELGGSDPFIVLDDKDIDRVAKEAVFARVSNNGQACTNSKRFIVVEEAYDAFVEAFARRVSEIELGDPQDEGFFLGPLVTTSHRDELAEQLKDAVDKGAKVEAGGTVPDRDGAWIEATVLTGVTPDMRAYSEELFGPIGVVYKVPDANAAIELANDSSFGLGGIVFGSDVEQATEVARQIESGMVYVNGQAETAPDLPFGGVKRSGVGRELGPWGMREFANIKLVHTPKA, encoded by the coding sequence ATGACTGATTACGCCGTAGTGAATCCGGCCGACAACCAGAAGGTGCGCGAGTTCGAGGCGCACACCGACGATCAGATCCGCCAGATGCTCGACCGCGCCCATGCGGCGCAGCAGGCCTGGCGAGAGACCCCCATGCGCGAGCGCGCGGAGACCATGGCCGCGCTGGCCTCGCTCTACCGCAGCCGCAGCCGGGACCTGGCCTCGACCCAGGCCCGCGAGATGGGCAAGCCGCTGAGCCAGGGCATGGCGGAGATGGAGCTCGTGGCGAGCATCTACGACTACTACGCCGAGAATGCGGAGTCGTTCACGAAGCCCGAGGAGTACCAGGCCAGCACCGGCGGCACCGCCCGCGTGGAGCTGCAGCCCACGGGCACGATCCTGGGCATCATGCCGTGGAACTACCCGCACTACCAGGTGGCCCGCCTGGCGGCGCCGAACCTGATGCTGGGCAACACGATCCTGCTCAAGCACGCGGCCATGGTCCCCGAGTCCGCCCAGGTCCAGGAGGACCTCATGCGGGAGGCCGGGTTCCCGGAGGGCGTCTACCAGAACGTCTTCGCCTCGAATGAGCAGATCTCCGAGATCGTCATCCCGTCGCCGGTCATCCACGGCGTCTCCGTGACCGGCTCCGAGCGGGCGGGCAAGTCGGTGGCCGCGACCGCGGGCGCGAATCTCAAGAAGGTCGTGCTCGAGCTGGGCGGCTCCGATCCCTTCATCGTCCTGGACGACAAGGATATCGACCGCGTGGCCAAGGAGGCCGTGTTCGCCCGCGTGAGCAACAACGGCCAGGCCTGCACGAACTCCAAGCGCTTCATCGTGGTGGAGGAGGCCTACGACGCCTTCGTGGAGGCCTTCGCCCGCCGGGTGTCGGAGATCGAGCTCGGCGATCCGCAGGACGAGGGCTTCTTCCTGGGCCCGCTGGTCACCACCTCGCACCGCGACGAGCTCGCCGAGCAGCTGAAGGACGCCGTGGACAAGGGCGCCAAGGTCGAGGCCGGCGGCACGGTCCCGGACCGCGACGGCGCCTGGATCGAGGCCACCGTCCTCACCGGCGTCACCCCGGACATGCGCGCTTACTCCGAGGAGCTCTTCGGCCCGATCGGCGTGGTCTACAAGGTCCCGGACGCCAACGCCGCGATCGAGCTGGCCAACGACTCCTCGTTCGGGCTGGGCGGCATCGTCTTCGGATCCGACGTCGAGCAGGCCACCGAGGTCGCCCGGCAGATCGAGTCCGGCATGGTCTACGTCAACGGCCAGGCCGAGACCGCCCCTGACCTGCCCTTCGGCGGCGTGAAGCGCTCCGGCGTGGGCCGCGAGCTCGGCCCCTGGGGCATGCGCGAGTTCGCCAACATCAAGCTGGTGCACACGCCGAAGGCCTGA
- a CDS encoding rhodanese-like domain-containing protein gives MDNVDNLPSADVTEVPEDAKVLDVREDFEWEAGHIEGAQHIPLGELSARYGEVPMDEDVYVICRSGGRSLKATAFLAQSGFDPINVLGGMGAWADADKPMVSETDDTPSVK, from the coding sequence ATGGACAACGTGGACAACCTGCCCAGCGCCGATGTCACCGAGGTTCCCGAGGACGCCAAGGTCCTCGACGTCCGCGAGGACTTCGAGTGGGAGGCCGGGCACATCGAGGGTGCGCAGCACATCCCGCTGGGCGAGCTCTCGGCCCGCTACGGCGAGGTCCCCATGGACGAGGACGTCTATGTGATCTGCCGCTCCGGCGGCCGGTCCCTGAAGGCCACGGCCTTCCTGGCACAGAGCGGCTTCGACCCCATCAACGTCCTGGGCGGGATGGGCGCATGGGCGGATGCCGACAAGCCCATGGTCTCGGAGACCGACGACACCCCCTCGGTGAAGTGA